One genomic region from Asterias amurensis chromosome 7, ASM3211899v1 encodes:
- the LOC139939317 gene encoding uncharacterized protein, producing MGILMRTYIFICVFGVVSMISIVFMTYSSKSTHHSVQVSDRTLWQNHWKTYSLQKNHRDVGARIEEIKKINLPAEFREKTDIQDAEDDNFSVKLFSDGDRRPNRNTASVRDSLDGSSKDFPSDSKWGVSRPEKVPSLFKEVERTADKLFGTPLEHLSEEEREKTKDEETNGAVTEAPTRYLRKNTSRVVFKEQPVLNNSKATSSKATAEHRHLVIAEARDRLSALRKKYNETPKYSQHFTKKKLDAVNRTSHIREAEQAYLSRHKHNTKGETANVRQPAPLRRKPVSKKISRTLEQPNGIGGVEFKVGRNRQPILVSRQVMNRSAVLSYPKYIRSNATLSRVLPLGNLSAGRCKPLNNFAMMKTHKCSSSTLQNILYRWGDDHNLTFILPKDGVYLGHPEPFNIEYAQRVPGDRYNILANHARYDEGGLKKVLPSDTIYITILRDPVKQFESAFTYYKFDERYGVSGLRGFLQQPEVYFQSEPVYPRQAGRNQMLYDLGLDARFMDETSHEVQKYIAMIESNFQLVMIAEYFEESLILLKDLFCWSVDDIVYFNQNARSKASVRRVTGSMRREILDWNSADNFLYNHFNRTLWAKIERFGVDRMKEEIKELQLRNDILKKKCIGGKLESHDPRMWYPEGIKVNSFVMNPNALGDHLCEQLIRPELSYISILRAKQWSTAVSLDRKNYTRRKRSRHIPWRVVELDPKKKTG from the exons GAAAAACCACCGAGACGTTGGAGCAAGGATAGAGGAgatcaaaaaaattaatttacccGCCGAGTTTAGAGAGAAAACCGACATTCAAGATGCCGAAGACGACAACTTTAGTGTTAAACTTTTTTCCGACGGCGACCGTAGACCCAACAGAAACACCGCCAGCGTTAGGGATAGTTTAGACGGTTCTTCAAAGGATTTCCCCTCCGATAGTAAGTGGGGTGTCTCTCGTCCGGAAAAGGTCCCCTCGTTATTTAAAGAGGTGGAACGCACGGCTGATAAGCTTTTTGGGACTCCGTTGGAGCATCTGTCTGaggaagagagagagaaaaccAAAGATGAGGAGACTAACGGAGCGGTGACGGAGGCGCCGACAAGATATTTACGCAAGAACACTTCCAGGGTTGTCTTCAAAGAGCAGCCGGTCCTAAATAACAGCAAGGCAACTAGCAGTAAGGCAACTGCCGAACATAGGCATTTAGTCATTGCTGAAGCGAGAGACAGACTCTCGGCATTAAGGAAGAAATACAATGAAACACCAAAATACAGTCagcattttacaaaaaagaaACTTGACGCGGTCAACAGAACGTCACATATCCGGGAGGCAGAACAAGCCTACCTGTCAAGACATAAACACAACACTAAAGGTGAGACCGCCAATGTTCGTCAGCCAGCGCCCCTCAGACGGAAACctgtttctaaaaaaataagCAGAACATTAGAACAGCCTAATGGAATTGGAGGTGTTGAATTTAAAGTCGGTCGCAATCGCCAACCCATCTTGGTGAGCAGACAAGTGATGAACAGGTCTGCTGTTTTAAGCTACCCTAAGTACATCCGAAGCAACGCTACTCTTTCACGAGTCCTACCTCTCGGTAACCTATCGGCAGGTCGATGCAAACCTCTAAATAATTTTGCCATGATGAAGACGCATAAGTGCAGTAGCTCTACGCTGCAGAACATTTTGTACCGCTGGGGCGACGACCACAACTTGACATTTATCTTGCCCAAGGATGGAGTCTACCTGGGCCATCCTGAACCATTCAATATCGAGTATGCGCAACGGGTCCCTGGTGATCGGTACAATATCTTGGCTAATCATGCCAGGTATGATGAAGGAG GTCTGAAGAAGGTTTTACCCAGCGATACCATTTATATCACCATTCTACGTGATCCTGTCAAACAGTTTGAAAGCGCCTTCACATATTACAAGTTCGACGAGCGATACGGCGTGAGTGGACTCCGAGGTTTCCTTCAGCAGCCGGAGGTATACTTTCAGAGCGAGCCTGTCTACCCACGTCAGGCTGGTCGGAATCAGATGCTGTACGACCTCGGGCTGGACGCACGCTTCATGGACGAGACAAGCCATGAGGTCCAGAAGTATATCGCCATGATCGAGAGTAACTTCCAGCTGGTCATGATCGCTGAATATTTCGAGGAGTCGCTGATCCTCCTGAAGGATCTGTTTTGCTGGAGCGTCGACGACATTGTGTACTTCAACCAGAATGCTCGCAGCAAAGCCTCCGTGAGGCGAGTCACCGGGAGTATGCGCCGAGAAATCCTGGACTGGAACTCGGCGGATAACTTTCTCTACAATCACTTCAACCGGACCCTGTGGGCAAAGATCGAACGCTTCGGCGTCGACAGAATGAAGGAGGAGATCAAGGAGCTTCAGCTCCGGAACGACATCCTGAAGAAGAAGTGCATCGGTGGGAAGCTGGAATCCCATGATCCTAGGATGTGGTATCCAGAAGGGATTAAGGTCAACAGCTTCGTCATGAACCCCAATGCCTTAGGGGACCACCTCTGCGAGCAGCTCATCAGGCCCGAGCTGTCCTATATTAGTATCCTCCGAGCGAAACAGTGGTCCACCGCGGTTAGCCTGGACCGCAAGAACTACACCAGGAGAAAAAGGAGCAGGCATATTCCTTGGCGAGTCGTGGAGTTGGACCCAAAAAAGAAAACGGGTTGA